The nucleotide window CCGCCGCTGGAAAAGAAGGCGGAGTGAGGGAGCGTCGTCGTTCCTGCGAACGCAGCGCTGGAGCCCCAGCTCCGCTCAACAATTGAGATCGGTGATTATGGGTCCCTGCGTTCGCCGGGACGACGGAGAGTCAAAACAGCGGCGGCACCTGGCCCACTTTCAGCGGGCCCAGAAACACCGCGCCGTCGACAAAGCGCAGCGGGAAGGCGCGCGCTTTTCGCCCCTCCAGCTCCGCCTCCTTGCCGAGCGAATTGATGCCTGCCGCGACGCCGGCATTGGCGTTCTGCTTGACGACCCTGCCCAGCCCCGGGATCGCCTTGTCGAGCGCGCCGAACAGATTGTTGAGGTCCTGGCTCTTGACGCCGGGTGCGACGCGGTCGAGCGTTGCCTGCGGCACGCCCTCCTCCAGCATCTTTTCAAGACCGAGTGCCGGGATCACGCGCTCCAGTCCCGTCACCGTCATCTGCAATTCGCCGTCGATCCGTCCCTGGGTGTTGAGGCTCAACGTCCCCGCGGCCACCGAGATCAGATCGCCCTGTTGAATCCGCGACCGCACGATCTCGACATGGCCGCCCGCCGCCTGCAATTCCCTGAACCGCTCGGGCCACGGCTTCGGCGTAAAATCCTTCAAGCCGGTGAGTTTTGTCTGGATGTCGGCGTCGAAGGGCGCGGCGAGTATCGGGTGCACCTCCTGCACGCTGCCGCCTGTTATCTGCAGCACCGCTTCGATCACGGGCTTATCCCTGGTCGAGCCATCGGCGAGGCGGCCGTGCAGCTCGATATGGCCGGCGCGTGCGAGCGGCGTCGCCACCTGTGCGTTGACACGGTCGATCGAGGGATTGTCGAACACGATGGACGCGCGCTGCGGGATGTCAGGCAGCCCCGACACGCTGCTGCGGCCGGTGGTCCAGTTCACCTTCATCGACGGCGGCTGGCCGCGATCGGCGAGCGTGGCCGGCGCCTTGAATTCGGCGATCAGAAGTTTCGGCTGGTAGATCTGCGCGATCACCATGATCTCGCCGAGCCGCGCGGTGAACGGCACCTGCGCGCCTGCGGTCTGCGACACCAGCGATACGCTGGCGTCATCGCAGCGGACTTCGAAGCGGAACGGGAAGCCGGCCACCGAACGCTTGCCGCACGCATAGACCCGGCCGGCTTTCGCCTCCTGTGCGGCCCACGCATCAGCGCGCACGCCGACTTCGGAAGCGGCATAGAACCAGAAGGCGCTCCATGCCGCGGCAACAACAAGGAGCAGTGCAGGCGCGATGAAGAGGCGCCACAGCGGGCGCCGGCGCGGCGCAGGGGTCATGTCAGGCATGCGGCGTCCTTTGGCTAGCGATTTTGGCGAATGTAAGTATCCGCTCGCCGCAACAAAAGGCATTGAATCCACTTCGCTTTGTCGCGCCGTTCTGGTAGCGGTGCACCCGGCATGTCCGCAATTGAGTTCAACAATACGGAATTCTCGCAAGGCGACCTCTGGGTGTTCGGCTACGGCTCCCTGATGTGGCGCCCGGGCTTCGAATTCGTCGATCGGGTTCCGGCGCGGCTGATCGGCGAGCACCGCGCGCTCTGCGTCTACTCCTTCGTCCATCGCGGCACGCCGGAAAAGCCCGGCCTCGTGCTCGGGCTCGACCGCGGCGGCGCCTGCCGCGGCATTGCGTTCCGGGTCGCGGAGAAGAACCGCGCCGCCACCATCGCCTATTTGCGCGAGCGCGAGCAGGTCACCTCGGTCTACCGCGAGGTGATGCGGTCGGTGTGGCTGGAGAACGATGCGCGTCAACGCGTCAGCGCACTCGTCTACGTGGTCGATCGCGGCCACGTGCAGTATGCCGGCCGGCTGTCGGTGGCGGAACAGTTACGTCACGTGCTGCAAGGGCACGGCCAGTCCGGCGTCAACCGCGACTATGTTATCGCCACCGTCAAGGCGATCGAGGCGGAAGGCTTTCGCGATTCGCAACTGCACCGGCTGGCGGCAATGCTACACACCCAGCATCCGCTCCATCCGCCTGTTCAGGATGCGCAAGACGCGACCTAGCCTGGCTCGCACGGAACCTGTGGTTACCACCCCACATGCCGCCTTCTGAAATTGCTAACGGGTTCGC belongs to Bradyrhizobium icense and includes:
- a CDS encoding DUF2125 domain-containing protein; this encodes MPDMTPAPRRRPLWRLFIAPALLLVVAAAWSAFWFYAASEVGVRADAWAAQEAKAGRVYACGKRSVAGFPFRFEVRCDDASVSLVSQTAGAQVPFTARLGEIMVIAQIYQPKLLIAEFKAPATLADRGQPPSMKVNWTTGRSSVSGLPDIPQRASIVFDNPSIDRVNAQVATPLARAGHIELHGRLADGSTRDKPVIEAVLQITGGSVQEVHPILAAPFDADIQTKLTGLKDFTPKPWPERFRELQAAGGHVEIVRSRIQQGDLISVAAGTLSLNTQGRIDGELQMTVTGLERVIPALGLEKMLEEGVPQATLDRVAPGVKSQDLNNLFGALDKAIPGLGRVVKQNANAGVAAGINSLGKEAELEGRKARAFPLRFVDGAVFLGPLKVGQVPPLF
- a CDS encoding gamma-glutamylcyclotransferase; this encodes MSAIEFNNTEFSQGDLWVFGYGSLMWRPGFEFVDRVPARLIGEHRALCVYSFVHRGTPEKPGLVLGLDRGGACRGIAFRVAEKNRAATIAYLREREQVTSVYREVMRSVWLENDARQRVSALVYVVDRGHVQYAGRLSVAEQLRHVLQGHGQSGVNRDYVIATVKAIEAEGFRDSQLHRLAAMLHTQHPLHPPVQDAQDAT